GAAAGAACTCGCGAGTTTAGCTGAAGTTTTTGTCCAGGATGCGTTCGGTACCGTACATCGTGCACATGCATCAACAGAAGGTGTAACTAAGTACTTGCCTGCAGTTGCCGGTTTTCTTGTACAAAAAGAGATTGAGTATCTTGGTAAAGCGTTAGAAGCGCCAGTAAGGCCGTTCTACGCAATTCTTGGCGGAGCGAAGGTTTCTGATAAAATTGAAGTTATAACAAACTTACTAGCCAAAGTTGATGCACTGGTTATCGGCGGGGCAATGGCATATACACTGCTTAAAGCAAAAGGGGTTAATACCGGTGATTCGCTTGTTGAGAATGATAAAGTTGACCTTGCAAAGAAGATTGTTGAGCAGGCAACTGCCAAGCGTGTGCATTTGTTATTGCCGATAGATCATGTTGTTGCGAAGGATGTTAGTGCTGAAGCTGAAACTATGAATACATCGGGTATGGATATTCCTGCCGGATGGAAAGGGTTGGATATCGGCCCGATGACTGTTAAACTTTATGGCGAACATCTTGCCAAAGCGAAGACTGTATGCTGGAATGGCCCGCTTGGAGTGTTTGAGATTGATAAGTTCGCGAATGGAACGTTTTCAATTGCAAAAATATTGGCGGGGATTACCGGTAAAGGCGCAATAACTATTATCGGAGGAGGGGATACGGCTTCGGCTGTAGTTCAGGCCGGTGTGGCGGATAAAATGTCTCATATTTCTACCGGCGGTGGTGCGTCATTGGAATTTCTCGAAGGTAAAGAGCTGCCGGGGATTGCAGCGTTACAAAATAAATAGGTTAAGAAAGTTAAGGAAAAAAACTGTATATGTATCCAATTCTTGTAGTCTTGCATGTGATCATCAGCATATTGTTAATGTTGATAGTGTTA
This is a stretch of genomic DNA from Elusimicrobiota bacterium. It encodes these proteins:
- a CDS encoding phosphoglycerate kinase produces the protein MAKKSITDIDLAGKKVLARVDYNVPLDENGNISDDTRIVGTIPTVKYLIEKQCKVILCAHLGRPKGKVDPKYSLRPVVKRLSELLGKDVKFAEDCVGDAAKSAAAALNSSEVLLLENLRFHAEEEENDENFAKELASLAEVFVQDAFGTVHRAHASTEGVTKYLPAVAGFLVQKEIEYLGKALEAPVRPFYAILGGAKVSDKIEVITNLLAKVDALVIGGAMAYTLLKAKGVNTGDSLVENDKVDLAKKIVEQATAKRVHLLLPIDHVVAKDVSAEAETMNTSGMDIPAGWKGLDIGPMTVKLYGEHLAKAKTVCWNGPLGVFEIDKFANGTFSIAKILAGITGKGAITIIGGGDTASAVVQAGVADKMSHISTGGGASLEFLEGKELPGIAALQNK